One stretch of Paenibacillus sp. AN1007 DNA includes these proteins:
- the recT gene encoding recombination protein RecT, whose product MAQAKGTSLEGKLQNKAAGANNAPAVNPSQTIAAYLKKMESQIAEAMPKHMNIERLSRIALTTIRTNPKLLECSIPSLMAAVMQSAQLGLEPGLIGHCYIIPYGKEATFIIGYKGMIDLARRSGNIQSIAAHEVYENDFIELTYGLEENLKHVPWFLRKDEKPTESGKVIGAYMVAKFNDGGHFIHYMPISEIEAHRARSKAAKNGPWVTDYTEMCKKTVVRSGWKWLPISVEIASAVTQDETTRKDITPSDEPFIDITPPSGTDDPPQPEQPDDASTKQVEFQE is encoded by the coding sequence ATGGCACAAGCAAAAGGAACATCCCTTGAAGGAAAGTTGCAAAACAAGGCTGCGGGAGCGAATAACGCTCCTGCAGTTAACCCCTCACAGACCATTGCTGCTTATCTGAAAAAAATGGAATCTCAAATTGCTGAAGCAATGCCGAAGCACATGAATATTGAACGTCTGAGCCGTATAGCTCTTACAACGATCCGGACGAATCCGAAATTGTTGGAATGTTCAATTCCTTCCTTGATGGCTGCGGTCATGCAGTCAGCACAACTGGGGCTGGAACCGGGATTGATTGGTCATTGCTATATCATTCCTTATGGTAAGGAAGCAACTTTCATCATCGGATACAAGGGCATGATTGACCTGGCCCGGCGTTCTGGAAATATTCAATCCATCGCCGCGCATGAAGTCTATGAAAATGACTTCATAGAGTTGACATACGGTTTGGAAGAGAATTTGAAGCATGTTCCGTGGTTCCTGCGGAAAGACGAAAAGCCTACCGAGTCAGGCAAAGTAATCGGTGCATACATGGTCGCCAAATTCAATGACGGCGGTCATTTCATTCACTATATGCCGATCAGTGAGATTGAAGCCCATAGAGCACGTTCTAAGGCTGCGAAGAATGGTCCATGGGTCACGGATTATACGGAAATGTGCAAGAAGACGGTTGTACGTTCCGGATGGAAGTGGCTGCCAATCAGTGTGGAGATTGCTTCTGCAGTAACGCAGGACGAAACCACACGGAAGGACATTACCCCTTCGGATGAGCCATTCATCGATATCACACCACCCTCAGGAACGGACGATCCACCACAGCCAGAACAACCGGACGATGCCAGCACTAAACAGGTTGAATTCCAAGAATGA
- a CDS encoding alpha/beta hydrolase-fold protein: MKKRLSRIVSLSIAAALLVPTMASAAETGESAAAGPTQAVIDLGTENAAASNGQNALANSQVVPAPPGYDGYRNNIPHGNMNLITYNSTTVGNARKAMVYTPPGYSPNKKYSVLYLLHGIGGDEYEWANAMKPKNILDNLYSEGKLSQMIVVMPNGRAMKDDRPVGDIFAPDKVAAFERFEQDLLKDLIPHIEANYPVYKDKNNRALAGLSMGGGQSLNFGLKNLDTFAYVGAFSAAPNTKPVNQLITNPGQAASKLKLLWISCGGSDGLLWVSQNFKNGLSSMNVPHIWYQDVGGHEPKVWNSGLYQFSQRIFK, translated from the coding sequence ATGAAAAAACGTTTGTCTCGTATTGTGAGTCTTTCAATTGCTGCTGCACTCCTTGTGCCAACCATGGCATCTGCCGCAGAAACGGGTGAAAGTGCAGCTGCGGGCCCGACTCAGGCTGTTATTGATCTGGGAACGGAGAACGCTGCTGCCAGCAATGGACAAAATGCTCTGGCTAACAGTCAGGTTGTACCGGCACCACCGGGTTATGATGGCTATCGCAATAATATTCCGCATGGGAATATGAACCTCATTACCTATAATTCAACGACGGTTGGCAATGCACGGAAAGCGATGGTGTATACGCCGCCTGGATATTCACCTAATAAAAAGTACAGCGTGCTGTACCTCCTGCATGGTATTGGCGGGGATGAGTACGAGTGGGCTAATGCGATGAAGCCGAAGAACATTCTGGACAACCTGTATTCGGAAGGCAAACTGTCTCAGATGATCGTGGTTATGCCGAATGGCCGTGCAATGAAGGATGATCGCCCTGTTGGTGACATTTTTGCACCCGATAAAGTGGCGGCATTTGAGCGTTTCGAGCAGGATCTGCTGAAGGACCTCATTCCTCATATTGAGGCAAACTATCCTGTTTACAAAGACAAGAACAATCGTGCACTTGCCGGTCTGTCCATGGGTGGCGGACAATCTCTCAACTTTGGGTTGAAGAATCTGGATACGTTCGCTTATGTAGGTGCCTTCTCGGCAGCACCGAATACGAAGCCTGTGAACCAATTGATCACGAATCCTGGACAGGCTGCCAGCAAACTGAAATTGCTCTGGATATCCTGCGGCGGAAGTGATGGCCTGTTGTGGGTGAGCCAGAACTTTAAAAATGGTCTTAGCAGTATGAACGTTCCACACATTTGGTATCAAGATGTAGGCGGACATGAGCCAAAAGTTTGGAACAGCGGCCTTTATCAGTTCTCGCAGCGTATTTTTAAATAG
- the dnaB gene encoding replicative DNA helicase, whose translation MEFEQAALGALLLKPDESLEHAESLTVDAFYNKAHSLIYGTISDLAEGQQPIDLVTVTSSLKEKGELEDIGGVSYLSKLAMGVPTTANAGYYFEQLQDMAIRRELIRTNMLLIQQAAAGTEMSQLMSSVQQAQIKIADRAAPKRDFKRIDDVLIEVVESAEIRSDNFKNGTVTGIQTGFTDLDSITAGLQKSDLIIVAARPSVGKTAFALNVAQNVAIRNTEPVAIFSLEMSSAQLVQRMVCAEGNIDASNMRMGDFASEDWTKFAQAVGILGATNIRIDDSPGITVHEIRAKCRRLKKQEGLGMIVIDYLQLIAGRSGKGAENRQQEVSEISRTLKQLARELDVPVIALSQLSRAVEQRQDKRPMMSDLRESGSIEQDADIVAFLYRDDYYNQESEKRNIIEIIIGKQRNGPVGTVELVFLKQFNKFVNYERTHNDAFGPTPPQQPKDMNKRQWA comes from the coding sequence ATGGAGTTTGAACAGGCAGCCCTGGGCGCGTTGTTACTCAAACCAGATGAATCACTGGAACACGCTGAATCACTAACGGTTGATGCGTTTTACAACAAGGCACATAGCCTGATCTACGGGACAATATCGGATTTGGCGGAAGGTCAACAGCCGATTGACCTGGTGACTGTAACGAGCAGCCTGAAAGAAAAAGGCGAACTGGAAGACATCGGCGGGGTAAGTTATCTGTCCAAATTAGCGATGGGAGTGCCGACGACTGCAAATGCTGGCTATTACTTTGAGCAGCTTCAGGACATGGCCATCCGAAGAGAGCTGATCCGGACGAATATGCTATTGATTCAGCAAGCGGCTGCTGGAACGGAAATGTCGCAATTGATGTCCAGTGTCCAACAAGCTCAAATCAAGATTGCGGACAGGGCAGCGCCAAAACGAGATTTTAAACGCATCGATGATGTTCTTATCGAGGTTGTCGAGTCTGCGGAGATTCGTTCAGACAACTTCAAGAATGGTACGGTAACGGGCATTCAGACCGGGTTTACCGACCTTGATAGCATTACTGCAGGTTTGCAGAAAAGCGATTTGATTATCGTTGCAGCTCGTCCGTCGGTAGGTAAGACTGCCTTTGCTTTGAACGTTGCTCAGAACGTGGCCATTCGTAACACCGAACCTGTAGCCATATTCAGCTTGGAGATGTCATCAGCGCAGCTTGTACAGCGGATGGTATGCGCCGAGGGCAACATTGACGCTAGTAACATGCGTATGGGTGATTTTGCATCGGAGGACTGGACGAAATTTGCTCAAGCAGTAGGAATCTTGGGTGCTACGAATATCCGAATTGACGATTCACCAGGGATTACCGTTCACGAGATCCGCGCAAAGTGCCGCCGCCTGAAAAAGCAGGAAGGTCTGGGGATGATCGTTATTGATTACCTGCAGCTGATTGCTGGACGAAGCGGAAAGGGAGCGGAGAATCGGCAGCAGGAAGTATCTGAGATATCCCGGACATTAAAGCAGTTAGCGCGTGAACTGGATGTCCCTGTTATCGCTCTATCCCAGCTCAGTAGGGCAGTCGAGCAGCGGCAAGACAAGCGTCCAATGATGAGCGACCTCCGGGAATCAGGTTCCATCGAGCAAGATGCCGACATTGTAGCTTTCCTGTACCGGGATGACTACTACAACCAGGAATCGGAAAAGCGCAACATCATCGAAATCATCATAGGCAAGCAGCGTAATGGTCCCGTTGGCACCGTCGAACTGGTCTTTCTGAAACAGTTCAATAAATTCGTCAACTACGAGAGGACTCATAACGACGCCTTTGGACCAACACCACCACAGCAGCCAAAGGACATGAATAAACGCCAGTGGGCGTAA
- a CDS encoding lambda-exonuclease family protein, which produces MAMNIVASTKNMARDEWLKIRRKGIGGSDASAVAGLNRYKSPVGVFVDKTGQVEPDEAGEAAYWGNVLEDVVAREFTIQTGLRVQRSNKLYQHPKHKFMLGNVDRLILDKGGRGLGILECKTASAYKMGEWEDDQVPDEYAIQLQHYMAVLGVDYGYFAVLIGGQKFQYKLVERNDRIIDSLIQIEDEFWNKHVVPGIPPMIDGSTASTDLLNHLYPVSTPASEVILDDQQAGLVQKLAAAKEDAAVATEQVKRYVNELKSIMGENELAVHNGDILLSWKSNDTTRIDSKRLKQEQPDLYEKYSNTTSARRFLVK; this is translated from the coding sequence ATGGCAATGAATATTGTAGCCAGTACAAAGAATATGGCCCGTGATGAGTGGTTAAAGATTCGCCGGAAAGGTATCGGCGGTTCTGATGCTTCTGCTGTCGCTGGTCTGAATCGTTATAAATCGCCTGTAGGGGTATTTGTGGATAAGACGGGGCAAGTCGAACCTGATGAAGCTGGAGAAGCAGCCTACTGGGGTAACGTGTTGGAAGATGTGGTGGCGAGGGAATTCACGATCCAAACCGGGTTGCGGGTTCAGCGTAGTAACAAGCTTTATCAGCATCCCAAACATAAATTCATGCTCGGAAACGTAGATCGCCTGATCTTGGACAAAGGCGGACGTGGACTCGGCATCTTGGAGTGTAAGACTGCCAGCGCCTACAAGATGGGCGAATGGGAGGACGACCAAGTACCTGATGAGTATGCGATCCAACTGCAGCATTACATGGCTGTTCTCGGTGTGGATTACGGATACTTTGCAGTCCTGATCGGCGGCCAGAAGTTCCAATATAAGTTGGTTGAACGTAATGACAGGATCATCGATTCCTTAATCCAGATTGAGGACGAGTTTTGGAACAAGCATGTTGTGCCCGGCATCCCTCCAATGATTGATGGCAGCACAGCATCTACGGATTTGCTCAATCACTTATATCCTGTTTCCACTCCGGCAAGTGAAGTGATCCTGGATGATCAGCAAGCCGGACTTGTTCAAAAACTGGCGGCTGCCAAAGAAGATGCTGCTGTTGCTACGGAACAGGTCAAACGGTATGTGAACGAGCTAAAGTCCATCATGGGCGAGAATGAGTTGGCTGTTCATAACGGCGACATTTTGTTGTCTTGGAAGTCGAACGATACCACTCGAATTGATAGCAAACGGTTGAAACAAGAGCAGCCGGATTTATATGAAAAATACTCAAACACCACATCGGCCCGCCGATTCTTGGTGAAGTAG
- a CDS encoding HTH domain-containing protein, giving the protein MPEGSYPFPMYSGLLEPEHYKRIGSAIWLFLWCVSSTTSEKEKEGTVWGIVLGNKPIRMSDLAEQFDVSERTIRDWIKKLEDQGYIRVTRAPYGLIFTVRNSKKYQNRSEEKFQSGEGDRKKSSALEDGDRKKSSDLPEENFRSNKDITKILIDRWIDSLPEIDAEELRSRTGVLSAAVGSFSTGQIVLDKPTTETRALETENYFLQRKGALNPSASDWEHVHQVANEPIPLEFVRFGIDLAIARHKKTRRRVTDKIRTFAYCKTVIFDCWDQLTSAMDSFQTPPVTPGTVAPKPSKTLPFRSRQQEKHEQLSELDRFIEEEKQRGQS; this is encoded by the coding sequence ATGCCCGAAGGCAGTTACCCGTTTCCTATGTACTCCGGATTACTGGAGCCAGAACACTACAAACGAATAGGCAGCGCGATATGGCTTTTCCTCTGGTGCGTAAGCTCCACGACATCCGAGAAGGAGAAAGAAGGTACTGTGTGGGGCATCGTTCTCGGAAACAAGCCGATCCGCATGTCAGACCTTGCAGAACAGTTTGATGTGAGTGAACGAACAATCAGGGATTGGATAAAGAAGCTGGAAGACCAAGGATATATTCGTGTAACGCGTGCACCATACGGGCTGATTTTTACAGTCAGGAACTCTAAAAAATATCAAAACAGATCGGAAGAAAAGTTCCAGTCTGGTGAAGGAGATCGGAAGAAATCTTCCGCTCTGGAAGATGGAGATAGGAAGAAAAGTTCCGATCTCCCGGAAGAAAACTTCCGATCTAATAAAGATATTACAAAGATATTGATTGATAGATGGATTGATAGCTTACCTGAAATTGATGCAGAAGAGTTGAGATCAAGGACCGGGGTTCTGTCCGCCGCTGTGGGTTCCTTCTCCACAGGCCAAATAGTCCTTGATAAACCGACAACCGAAACACGGGCTCTCGAAACAGAAAACTACTTTCTGCAGCGCAAGGGGGCTCTTAACCCCAGCGCCTCTGATTGGGAGCATGTGCATCAGGTTGCGAACGAACCCATTCCGTTGGAGTTCGTACGCTTTGGCATTGATTTGGCTATTGCTCGGCATAAAAAGACACGCCGCAGGGTGACGGATAAGATTCGAACCTTCGCTTATTGCAAAACGGTGATCTTTGACTGCTGGGATCAATTGACTTCGGCAATGGATTCGTTTCAAACTCCCCCGGTCACTCCGGGAACAGTCGCCCCGAAACCGTCCAAAACGTTGCCGTTCAGGAGCCGTCAACAGGAGAAACATGAACAATTAAGCGAACTTGATCGCTTCATCGAGGAGGAGAAACAGCGTGGACAAAGCTGA
- a CDS encoding recombinase family protein, with amino-acid sequence MKAAIYLRKSRADEEAERRGEGETLAKHRKALLKHARYVSANIIEIYEEIVSGESLVHRPQMLKLLKDVEAKLYDAVLVMDIDRFGRGNMQEQGLILETFRNADTKIITPRKTYDLHDEFDEEYSEFEAFMARKELKIITRRMQGGRVRSVEEGNYLGTRPPYGYEIEDLTNGRTLKPHPIQAPIVRQIFEWYVHSDPEHQKGSSKIATALNALKIPSATGKDWIPSTVLNILKNAVYTGKIQWKKKQTKKSTEPGKRRTVRTRDTQDWISVQGKHEAIIDEVTFAKAQERISSSYHAPYQLDENGKPKITTALAGLVKCHNCGMTMVYRPYTSLPAHLRCNTPSCNTRSSQYKLVEAKIIEGLEEWLADYKVKWSKREHKAPDESIDFRQTALDALEKELKELDSQKERLYDFLERGIYTEDVFLERSQNLSERISSAEHAIERTIQEISLEQRKQKAQHNVIPIAESVVKSYYETDDPVKRNKLLKSVLHKVVYKKEKPQQGADFEVYLHPRL; translated from the coding sequence ATGAAAGCTGCCATTTATCTTAGAAAATCTCGTGCAGATGAAGAAGCAGAACGCCGTGGAGAAGGTGAAACCTTAGCTAAGCATAGAAAAGCTCTCCTGAAGCATGCGCGTTATGTTAGCGCTAATATCATAGAAATCTATGAGGAAATTGTGAGCGGGGAAAGCTTGGTTCACCGCCCTCAAATGCTCAAATTGCTGAAAGACGTGGAAGCCAAACTGTATGATGCCGTCCTGGTCATGGATATCGACCGTTTCGGGCGCGGTAACATGCAAGAACAAGGCTTGATACTGGAGACTTTTCGGAATGCCGATACCAAAATCATCACCCCTCGAAAGACGTATGATTTGCACGATGAATTTGACGAGGAATACAGTGAGTTCGAAGCCTTCATGGCTCGTAAAGAGCTCAAGATCATCACACGCCGGATGCAAGGGGGCCGTGTGCGATCGGTGGAAGAAGGTAATTATCTTGGAACGCGTCCACCTTATGGTTACGAGATTGAAGACTTAACGAACGGTAGAACATTGAAGCCCCATCCTATCCAGGCGCCTATTGTGAGACAAATATTTGAATGGTACGTGCATTCCGATCCCGAACATCAGAAAGGTTCCAGCAAAATTGCCACTGCTCTGAATGCTCTGAAAATACCTTCTGCAACAGGGAAAGACTGGATTCCTTCTACGGTATTAAATATACTCAAGAACGCCGTTTATACCGGCAAGATACAATGGAAAAAGAAGCAGACGAAAAAAAGTACAGAACCCGGCAAAAGGCGCACTGTACGCACGCGTGATACCCAAGACTGGATCAGTGTGCAAGGGAAGCACGAAGCTATTATTGATGAAGTAACCTTTGCTAAAGCTCAAGAACGGATCTCGAGTAGCTACCATGCACCTTATCAGCTCGACGAAAATGGGAAACCGAAAATAACAACGGCTTTGGCGGGCCTGGTGAAGTGTCATAACTGTGGTATGACGATGGTCTATCGCCCTTATACGAGTCTGCCCGCGCACTTGCGCTGCAACACGCCCTCTTGCAACACTAGGAGTAGTCAATATAAGCTGGTCGAAGCCAAGATCATTGAAGGCTTGGAGGAATGGCTGGCGGACTATAAAGTAAAGTGGAGTAAGCGAGAACATAAAGCTCCGGATGAATCTATTGATTTTAGACAAACGGCACTTGATGCTCTAGAGAAAGAGTTGAAGGAATTAGATTCACAAAAAGAACGTCTTTATGATTTTTTGGAGCGAGGCATATACACGGAGGATGTTTTCCTTGAACGGTCCCAAAACTTGTCTGAACGCATCTCATCTGCCGAGCACGCGATTGAACGAACTATACAGGAGATCAGCCTGGAACAAAGAAAACAGAAGGCTCAGCATAATGTAATCCCCATTGCAGAGTCTGTGGTCAAGTCTTATTATGAAACAGACGATCCAGTCAAACGTAATAAGCTGTTAAAATCCGTATTGCATAAAGTCGTCTATAAAAAAGAAAAACCCCAGCAGGGGGCGGACTTTGAAGTATATCTACACCCACGTCTATGA
- a CDS encoding helix-turn-helix transcriptional regulator, with protein sequence MSSIGERLREAREKKNLRQTQVKEKTGINNKTLSGYENGVSQPDMDTLKILAQLYEVSIDWLYGNTETTNKISTNTKNFLKAIELSDEQAHKFIKDNFVHHGKELSDETIREIISYARYKANQE encoded by the coding sequence ATGTCTTCAATAGGAGAACGCTTGCGAGAAGCGAGAGAGAAAAAAAACTTGCGTCAAACGCAAGTTAAGGAGAAAACAGGGATAAATAATAAAACTCTTAGTGGGTACGAAAACGGAGTAAGTCAACCTGATATGGATACGTTAAAAATTTTAGCTCAACTTTATGAGGTATCAATTGACTGGTTATATGGAAACACAGAAACTACTAATAAAATTTCTACCAATACTAAGAATTTTCTAAAAGCTATTGAACTATCTGACGAGCAAGCTCACAAGTTTATTAAAGATAATTTTGTTCACCATGGTAAAGAACTTTCAGATGAAACAATAAGAGAGATCATTTCTTATGCACGTTATAAAGCAAATCAAGAATAG
- a CDS encoding DUF4041 domain-containing protein → MSIFDVFRLKKIKEELRITQEENNSLKDLLRPEHVQLIEIQKEIRKLSQEKESLHTTIMDYEEHLSSIQRIYEEKNNSLLAMDDQILLESFSLYEPRYDFQNSAIYKEKLELIRNEQKEMIKNGTACVGSTDWSVNNSKAQGKKMVNDMVKIVLRSFNNECDSCISNVKFNNIQICEKRINSSFDTLNKLGKIMQVCISEYYLKLKFLELYLAHEYKEKKQQEKEEQKQIREQMREEAKLQKEIEDLRKNIEKERKHYSNALQKVEKQLENCSDEAEAALLRAKISELSESLTEIEKQTADIDYREANQRAGYVYVISNIGSFGENVYKIGMTRRLDPYDRVHELGDASVPFNFDVHAMIFSNDAPKLEATLHRAFDDRKLNLVNSRREFFRVTLKEIEDVVLKNHDNTAEFIRNADAEQYRESLAMRKVKQPVNNDANPFSSGYLEVAVSSE, encoded by the coding sequence ATGAGCATTTTTGATGTATTCAGATTAAAAAAAATAAAAGAGGAACTTCGAATTACTCAAGAAGAAAACAACTCTTTAAAAGATTTGCTTCGTCCTGAGCACGTTCAGTTGATAGAAATTCAGAAAGAAATCAGAAAATTGTCCCAAGAAAAAGAAAGTTTACATACTACGATTATGGATTATGAAGAACATTTATCATCAATTCAAAGAATTTATGAAGAAAAGAATAACTCTCTACTTGCTATGGATGATCAAATACTCCTAGAATCATTTTCATTATACGAACCTAGATATGACTTCCAAAATAGCGCTATCTACAAAGAAAAATTGGAGTTAATAAGAAACGAACAGAAAGAAATGATAAAGAATGGAACTGCATGCGTAGGTAGTACAGATTGGTCAGTCAATAATAGTAAAGCTCAGGGCAAAAAAATGGTTAATGATATGGTTAAAATTGTATTACGCTCTTTCAATAATGAGTGTGATTCCTGTATCAGCAATGTAAAATTCAACAATATACAAATCTGCGAAAAACGTATTAATAGTTCGTTTGATACTTTAAATAAACTGGGAAAAATAATGCAAGTTTGTATTTCTGAATACTATCTCAAATTGAAGTTCTTAGAGCTTTATCTCGCCCATGAATATAAAGAGAAAAAACAACAAGAGAAAGAAGAACAGAAGCAAATCCGCGAACAAATGCGAGAAGAAGCCAAACTCCAAAAAGAGATAGAAGATCTAAGAAAAAACATTGAGAAAGAGCGAAAGCATTACTCAAACGCGCTTCAAAAAGTTGAAAAACAACTAGAAAATTGCTCCGATGAAGCCGAAGCTGCCCTTTTAAGAGCTAAGATCTCTGAATTATCAGAGAGTCTTACTGAAATTGAAAAGCAAACTGCTGATATAGATTATCGCGAAGCAAACCAACGCGCCGGATATGTTTATGTAATTTCAAATATTGGTTCCTTCGGAGAGAATGTTTACAAGATTGGCATGACTCGCCGTCTTGATCCGTACGATAGAGTCCACGAGTTAGGAGACGCTTCAGTTCCGTTTAATTTCGACGTGCATGCAATGATATTTTCAAACGATGCCCCCAAATTAGAAGCAACTTTGCATAGAGCCTTTGATGATCGCAAACTTAATCTAGTCAATTCAAGAAGAGAGTTTTTCCGTGTTACTCTAAAAGAGATTGAAGATGTTGTATTAAAAAATCATGATAATACTGCCGAATTTATAAGAAACGCAGATGCAGAACAATACAGAGAAAGTCTTGCTATGCGAAAAGTGAAACAGCCAGTCAATAATGATGCTAATCCCTTTTCATCTGGATATTTAGAAGTTGCAGTTTCATCAGAATAA
- a CDS encoding RusA family crossover junction endodeoxyribonuclease, with protein sequence MTIYFTVYGEPVAQGRPRASTKGGFVRMYDPEKSKDYKDYVRLAAAEHAPDALLLGPLGMMLTVYRPIPKSFSKKKAALAEAGEIRPVSKPDVDNYLKGVKDALKGVMWKDDSQVVEVFAQKRYSFRPRIEVKIKDLSK encoded by the coding sequence ATGACTATCTATTTTACGGTTTACGGGGAGCCAGTGGCGCAGGGGCGGCCCCGGGCGTCAACGAAGGGTGGTTTCGTCCGAATGTACGATCCAGAGAAGTCGAAAGACTACAAGGATTATGTCCGATTGGCAGCCGCTGAACATGCACCGGATGCATTGCTGTTAGGCCCACTTGGAATGATGCTGACAGTGTACAGGCCGATACCCAAATCATTCAGCAAGAAGAAGGCGGCACTGGCTGAAGCGGGGGAGATCAGGCCAGTCAGCAAGCCAGATGTGGACAATTACCTGAAGGGTGTTAAGGATGCGTTAAAAGGTGTGATGTGGAAGGACGATAGCCAAGTGGTCGAGGTATTTGCTCAAAAAAGATACAGTTTCCGACCACGAATCGAAGTGAAAATCAAGGACTTATCCAAATAA
- a CDS encoding helix-turn-helix transcriptional regulator, with the protein MRINKKIRALIKQRGLTFTYVADKSDIQFKKFSRMMTSRQKIGTDEYERICTVLGVAPGYFFEEKFLENKKGAS; encoded by the coding sequence TTGAGAATTAACAAGAAAATTCGAGCATTGATTAAGCAACGAGGTTTGACTTTCACTTATGTTGCCGATAAATCGGACATTCAATTTAAGAAATTTTCTCGAATGATGACAAGTAGACAAAAAATAGGTACTGATGAATATGAGAGAATTTGTACTGTGTTAGGTGTTGCTCCCGGATATTTTTTTGAAGAAAAATTCTTAGAAAATAAGAAAGGAGCAAGCTGA
- a CDS encoding helix-turn-helix domain-containing protein, translated as MTIGELIQNYRKEQGLTQKEFADQAFIERSSIAKVETGERPAPKGLITQVARSFDDPRLYLAAQEEVTGGAITPWLDNVDLHRASVLFKTVEEMKEVLELTNAVPISKTVDQLTEADRQVMKRLLMETVEAITALTHFAAVLCKEYSFSWFATWKEHRADLKAKKYMK; from the coding sequence TTGACTATTGGTGAATTGATACAAAACTACCGAAAGGAACAGGGTTTGACGCAAAAAGAATTTGCAGATCAAGCGTTTATTGAAAGGTCATCCATTGCAAAAGTAGAGACCGGGGAACGGCCTGCGCCGAAAGGATTGATTACTCAAGTGGCAAGGTCGTTCGATGATCCGCGGTTGTACTTGGCGGCTCAGGAGGAAGTAACCGGCGGTGCTATAACGCCTTGGCTGGACAACGTGGACTTACATAGGGCATCGGTGTTATTCAAGACGGTGGAAGAAATGAAGGAAGTCTTGGAGTTGACTAATGCAGTGCCGATCAGCAAGACAGTTGATCAACTCACAGAAGCGGATAGACAGGTCATGAAGCGGCTGCTGATGGAAACGGTCGAAGCGATCACTGCACTCACACACTTCGCGGCTGTACTGTGCAAGGAATATTCCTTCTCATGGTTCGCCACTTGGAAGGAACACCGCGCGGATCTGAAGGCCAAAAAATACATGAAATGA